A part of Silvimonas soli genomic DNA contains:
- a CDS encoding porin: MKKIMVAALAAAFLTPIAMADVTIYGSIRADVEYDSFGDLNGKSPAVSSQTRIVDSSSRIGFKGTDKWDNGWTGIWQLESGIGAAAASADSNGTKPKGFGGGAWGGRNSFIGFVAPDFGTFRAGNFDSTYKNVLTSSKLSPLFDDFLDSTDYKGKNATFSQLATRLNDNLAYESATWGGFQIRANVGLDGSPQASGSAPIYNIAALYNIGGFNASLAYQYAKDRNFAQVSGISVADTTGTTNATTGATTYNIADGAKVEGYQLAAGYTFDFGLGLGAGWEHISNEEASSYVATAATHAKSTSWNNYVVTGNYWFNPKFELQGLYSRSNKVYGVDDLTGQQYSLSGVYYLSKQTRWYTSAVGLKNDGKTTGQQFSFQNNSVSLVAKNGQTSYTVLTGLRSDF; encoded by the coding sequence ATGAAAAAAATCATGGTTGCCGCACTGGCTGCTGCTTTCCTCACCCCGATCGCAATGGCCGATGTGACCATCTACGGTTCTATCCGCGCTGACGTTGAATATGACAGCTTTGGTGACCTGAACGGCAAGTCGCCAGCGGTCAGCAGCCAAACCCGTATTGTTGATTCCTCCTCGCGTATCGGCTTCAAGGGTACCGACAAGTGGGACAACGGCTGGACTGGCATTTGGCAACTTGAATCCGGTATCGGTGCAGCTGCAGCTTCTGCAGACAGCAACGGCACCAAGCCTAAGGGTTTCGGTGGCGGCGCTTGGGGCGGTCGTAACTCCTTCATCGGTTTTGTTGCGCCTGACTTCGGTACATTCCGCGCTGGTAACTTCGACAGCACCTACAAGAACGTGCTGACTTCCTCGAAGCTTTCGCCGCTGTTCGACGATTTCCTGGATTCGACCGACTATAAGGGCAAGAACGCAACGTTCTCCCAGTTGGCTACCCGCCTGAACGACAACCTGGCTTATGAGTCGGCAACCTGGGGTGGTTTCCAGATCCGTGCCAACGTTGGCCTGGATGGTTCCCCACAAGCTAGCGGCAGTGCGCCGATTTATAACATCGCAGCCCTGTACAACATCGGTGGCTTTAACGCATCCCTGGCATATCAATACGCCAAGGATCGCAACTTTGCTCAAGTTAGCGGCATTTCTGTGGCCGACACCACTGGCACAACAAATGCCACGACGGGCGCCACCACTTACAACATCGCTGACGGTGCCAAAGTTGAAGGTTACCAACTGGCTGCTGGCTACACCTTTGACTTCGGTCTGGGTCTGGGCGCAGGTTGGGAACATATCTCCAACGAAGAAGCTTCCTCATATGTTGCAACGGCTGCAACTCATGCCAAGAGCACCAGCTGGAACAACTACGTTGTGACAGGTAACTACTGGTTCAACCCGAAGTTTGAGCTGCAAGGTCTGTACAGCCGCTCGAACAAGGTTTACGGCGTTGACGATCTGACCGGCCAGCAGTACTCCTTGTCCGGCGTGTACTACCTGAGCAAGCAAACCCGTTGGTACACTTCTGCTGTTGGTCTGAAGAACGACGGCAAGACAACAGGTCAGCAGTTCTCGTTCCAGAACAACTCGGTTTCGCTGGTTGCCAAGAATGGCCAAACCTCGTACACCGTGCTGACAGGCCTGCGTTCGGATTTCTAA
- a CDS encoding L,D-transpeptidase family protein, which translates to MKIVIDLAAQTLCLLDEQQQVIKQYQASTAAAGIGEQQGSMQTPRGLHVVRAKIGAGLPIGAVLRGRRPTGEVHTPELAEQYPERDWILSRILWLSGCQPGFNRLGQVDSMRRYIYIHGTPDDQPMGIPASHGCVRMRNADVVELFELVKPDCQVLMLDGEPEPRQQYVANVPQNALAGLQQHLHPMTIAMPISPVPALSADAWALWSAEGRLLALATLTGSMGLMLWRAEAEGAVPDWKQLLAAIIEGARSWQWFELRILTVPAFVANAQSLDFEIVRCLPEGILLRYWLGQPQT; encoded by the coding sequence ATGAAAATAGTCATTGATCTGGCCGCACAAACACTGTGTTTGCTGGATGAGCAACAGCAAGTCATCAAGCAATACCAGGCCTCAACCGCTGCCGCCGGTATCGGTGAGCAACAGGGCAGTATGCAAACGCCGCGCGGCTTGCACGTGGTCCGGGCAAAAATCGGTGCCGGCCTGCCCATCGGCGCGGTATTGCGTGGACGACGCCCCACCGGTGAGGTTCACACGCCAGAACTGGCCGAACAGTATCCGGAGCGGGACTGGATTCTCAGCCGCATTCTCTGGCTCAGTGGCTGCCAGCCCGGGTTCAACCGGCTCGGGCAAGTGGACAGCATGCGTCGCTATATCTACATCCACGGCACCCCAGACGACCAGCCCATGGGTATTCCTGCATCGCATGGTTGCGTGCGCATGCGTAATGCGGATGTGGTGGAGCTGTTTGAGTTGGTTAAACCTGATTGCCAGGTTTTGATGTTGGACGGTGAGCCGGAGCCCCGGCAGCAATATGTGGCAAATGTCCCGCAGAACGCATTGGCTGGTCTGCAACAACACTTGCATCCAATGACAATTGCCATGCCGATATCTCCTGTACCCGCGCTCAGTGCCGATGCATGGGCGCTATGGAGCGCAGAAGGTCGCTTGCTTGCATTGGCAACATTAACAGGCAGTATGGGGCTGATGCTTTGGCGAGCAGAGGCTGAGGGTGCAGTGCCGGACTGGAAACAATTGCTTGCCGCCATTATTGAGGGTGCGCGCAGTTGGCAGTGGTTTGAGCTGCGTATCCTGACTGTTCCAGCATTTGTTGCCAATGCTCAGTCGCTTGACTTCGAAATCGTGCGGTGCTTGCCGGAAGGCATATTGCTACGCTACTGGCTCGGTCAGCCTCAAACCTGA
- a CDS encoding glycoside hydrolase family 18 protein, whose protein sequence is MKRLLLLPFFVAAALAHADTVVFQDDFKGDLSQWVGQNGDGTVPMHGVIVDDPLRPGQKALKFTKKVFGGDMFSKVQFAEGKKYTLSFDYLGLCSSNCGGVVGYTADFPGRDNWLAGAAKLGGGADKLKDNKQWNTYNLDFKGKFPFHLALEHWTNGDGDAGDSLFANFKLVEKGDGGGDAKAPAAAAVVAGGVAAPTSPQFVAYYPAWAPTKSGYYVKNLETSGAASQATVINYAFANVVDNKCVVGDPDADYKTVIDAAHTLDGKVDAGTNGLFGNWNQLKQLKQKHPNLKVVISLGGWTWSKNFSDAALPKNREAFVKSCVDTFIKGNIAGKDGLAAGVFDGIDIDWEYPGSAGNEGNVVRDEDPKNYTALLAEFRKQLDALKPGYLLTVAASASSSVYGSIESDKIQQSLNWINLMTYDFAGPWDSTTGYQSNLFTGPKDRLSIDMAVKDYIEKGVQPAKLVLGVPFYGYGWVTGSMDNHGIHQAVKAKAKGTPDEGVATYAEVKAKAGDVFRDDKTKAIVKVSGNEAWVYDDPQVLKDKIDYVKKMKLGGMMAWEISQDTPDGELSGTIYNGLIKH, encoded by the coding sequence ATGAAAAGGCTATTACTGTTGCCATTTTTTGTGGCAGCGGCGCTTGCGCACGCAGATACGGTGGTATTTCAGGACGATTTCAAGGGCGATCTGTCGCAGTGGGTCGGTCAAAACGGCGACGGCACAGTGCCCATGCATGGGGTGATCGTTGACGATCCGTTGCGCCCCGGACAAAAAGCATTGAAGTTCACCAAGAAAGTCTTTGGTGGCGACATGTTTTCCAAGGTGCAGTTTGCTGAAGGCAAGAAATACACACTGAGCTTTGATTATCTTGGCCTGTGTAGCTCCAACTGCGGTGGCGTAGTGGGTTACACCGCAGACTTCCCCGGTCGCGACAACTGGCTAGCCGGTGCGGCCAAGCTGGGCGGCGGCGCGGACAAGCTCAAAGATAACAAGCAGTGGAATACCTACAACCTGGACTTCAAAGGCAAGTTCCCTTTCCATTTGGCCCTCGAACATTGGACCAATGGTGATGGCGATGCTGGGGATTCGCTGTTTGCCAATTTCAAACTGGTGGAAAAGGGTGACGGTGGCGGGGACGCCAAGGCACCGGCCGCTGCTGCCGTTGTAGCTGGTGGCGTTGCAGCCCCGACTTCACCACAGTTCGTGGCCTACTACCCGGCTTGGGCTCCGACCAAATCCGGCTATTACGTAAAGAACCTGGAAACCAGCGGTGCGGCCAGTCAGGCAACTGTGATCAACTACGCCTTTGCCAATGTGGTCGATAACAAATGCGTAGTGGGTGATCCAGATGCTGATTACAAAACGGTGATCGATGCCGCTCACACGCTCGATGGCAAGGTTGATGCAGGCACCAACGGGCTATTCGGTAACTGGAATCAGCTTAAGCAACTCAAGCAAAAACACCCGAATCTGAAAGTGGTGATTTCGCTGGGCGGCTGGACTTGGTCCAAGAATTTCTCCGATGCCGCTCTGCCAAAAAACCGTGAAGCATTCGTTAAATCCTGCGTAGATACCTTCATCAAAGGCAATATCGCCGGTAAAGATGGCTTGGCGGCCGGGGTGTTTGATGGCATCGACATTGACTGGGAATACCCGGGCAGCGCTGGTAACGAAGGCAATGTGGTACGCGATGAAGACCCAAAGAACTACACCGCGCTACTGGCCGAATTCCGCAAACAGCTGGATGCACTCAAGCCAGGTTACTTGTTGACCGTGGCGGCAAGCGCTTCGTCGTCGGTTTATGGTTCGATCGAAAGCGACAAGATTCAGCAATCGCTGAACTGGATCAACCTGATGACCTATGACTTTGCCGGTCCTTGGGACAGCACCACTGGCTATCAATCCAACCTGTTCACCGGGCCTAAAGATCGCCTCTCCATCGATATGGCAGTCAAAGACTATATCGAAAAAGGCGTGCAGCCCGCCAAACTGGTATTAGGCGTGCCGTTCTATGGCTACGGCTGGGTGACCGGCTCAATGGACAACCACGGCATTCATCAGGCCGTGAAAGCCAAGGCCAAGGGCACGCCGGATGAAGGCGTGGCCACCTATGCCGAAGTCAAAGCCAAGGCGGGCGACGTGTTCCGTGACGACAAGACCAAAGCCATCGTCAAGGTTTCCGGCAACGAAGCGTGGGTTTATGACGACCCACAAGTGCTGAAAGACAAAATCGACTACGTGAAAAAGATGAAGCTGGGCGGTATGATGGCTTGGGAAATCTCTCAAGATACGCCTGACGGTGAGTTGAGCGGCACCATCTACAATGGTCTGATCAAGCATTAA
- the tadA gene encoding tRNA adenosine(34) deaminase TadA has product MSDPVLFPIAAMPESWTEAQIGFMQEALLEAARAQELGEVPVGAVVVFEGRIIGRGCNQPITTHDPSAHAEMLALRAAAQTLGNYRLPGCELYVTLEPCLMCAGAMMHARLARIIYATTDPKTGAAGSVINPFSDRRLNHHTAVVGGLLADEASAQLKAFFALRRKLQKQQRESAANPDLPLT; this is encoded by the coding sequence ATGTCTGACCCGGTTTTGTTTCCTATTGCTGCAATGCCCGAATCGTGGACTGAAGCGCAAATCGGCTTCATGCAAGAAGCTTTGCTGGAAGCCGCGCGCGCGCAAGAACTGGGTGAAGTGCCGGTCGGCGCAGTTGTGGTGTTTGAGGGTCGCATTATCGGGCGCGGCTGTAATCAACCGATTACGACGCATGATCCATCAGCCCATGCCGAAATGCTGGCGCTGCGCGCCGCGGCCCAGACGCTGGGTAACTACCGGCTACCAGGGTGCGAGCTCTACGTAACGCTGGAGCCCTGCCTGATGTGCGCAGGCGCGATGATGCATGCGCGACTGGCTCGTATCATCTACGCCACCACCGACCCCAAGACGGGTGCTGCAGGTAGCGTCATTAACCCCTTTTCGGATCGCCGCCTTAATCACCACACCGCAGTGGTTGGCGGACTGCTGGCTGATGAGGCCTCCGCCCAGCTCAAGGCGTTCTTTGCGCTACGCCGCAAATTGCAAAAACAGCAGCGGGAAAGCGCTGCCAATCCCGATCTTCCGCTGACCTGA
- the recN gene encoding DNA repair protein RecN yields MLLSLNLKNFVIVDRLALDFAGGLSVFTGETGAGKSIVIDALGLLLGDRAEVGMVRHGTDKAELAAEFDISDLKIAKDWLAEAELTGDDADIVNLRRTLDTQGKSKAFINGTAATLAQLKTLGEMLVDIHGQHAHQLLLRPETQRNVFDAFAGASDLASQVTADWRQWQRAQEEFDAASRNAAAFEAERERLQWQINDLTELALGDNEWVELQGEHKRLQHAASLIDGVQAALLVLSDDDENCQGWLSGATRRLQELAGYDELLNPSLELLAGVDAQLSEAVSELRRYADHLELDPSRLAEVESRLDAIWSMARKYRIEPPDRLPVVLAEWSARLDELGGGEGLARLQQAAKAAQTRYEASAAKLSALRQRHAPAFAKAVTAEMKPLALADSRFEVALTATVPSAHGLEDVDFLIAHGDAPARAMGKIVSGGELSRISLGIQVITSALSGVPTLVFDEVDVGIGGRVAEIVGRMLAGLGQKHQVLCITHLPQVAACGGQHYLVSKAKNKEGIVSHVASLDNVGRVEEIARMLGGVEITETTRRHAAELLGHV; encoded by the coding sequence ATGCTGCTCTCTCTGAATCTGAAAAATTTCGTGATTGTTGACCGGCTGGCGCTCGATTTCGCTGGCGGGTTAAGTGTATTTACCGGCGAAACCGGCGCGGGCAAATCGATTGTGATCGATGCGCTGGGCCTGCTGCTGGGTGACCGCGCCGAAGTCGGGATGGTGCGCCACGGCACCGACAAGGCCGAGCTGGCCGCAGAATTTGACATCAGCGATCTGAAAATCGCCAAAGACTGGCTGGCCGAAGCCGAACTCACCGGTGACGATGCCGATATCGTCAATTTGCGCCGCACGCTGGATACCCAAGGCAAAAGCAAAGCCTTTATCAATGGCACCGCCGCCACGCTGGCACAACTGAAAACACTGGGCGAGATGCTGGTGGATATTCATGGCCAACACGCGCACCAGTTGCTGTTGCGGCCAGAAACTCAACGCAATGTATTCGATGCCTTTGCCGGTGCCAGCGATCTGGCTAGCCAAGTCACTGCTGATTGGCGCCAATGGCAACGTGCACAAGAAGAATTCGACGCTGCGAGCCGTAATGCGGCTGCCTTTGAAGCCGAACGTGAGCGCTTGCAGTGGCAGATCAATGATCTGACCGAACTGGCGCTGGGCGACAACGAGTGGGTTGAACTGCAAGGCGAACACAAACGCCTGCAACATGCCGCCAGTCTCATTGATGGCGTGCAAGCAGCGTTGTTAGTCCTGAGCGATGACGATGAAAACTGCCAGGGCTGGCTGAGTGGGGCTACACGCCGCCTGCAAGAACTGGCAGGTTATGACGAACTGCTCAACCCCTCGTTGGAGTTGCTGGCCGGGGTGGATGCCCAATTATCTGAGGCCGTGAGCGAATTGCGCCGCTATGCAGATCATCTGGAACTCGACCCTTCGCGTCTGGCTGAGGTCGAGTCACGCCTCGACGCCATCTGGAGCATGGCCCGCAAATACCGGATTGAGCCGCCAGATCGTTTGCCGGTAGTGTTGGCGGAGTGGTCAGCCCGGCTGGATGAACTGGGTGGCGGCGAAGGCTTGGCGCGCTTGCAACAAGCTGCCAAAGCGGCGCAAACCCGTTATGAGGCCAGCGCCGCCAAGCTATCCGCCCTGCGTCAACGTCATGCCCCGGCGTTTGCCAAGGCAGTGACCGCAGAAATGAAACCACTGGCGCTGGCTGATAGCCGCTTTGAAGTGGCCCTGACTGCCACCGTCCCCAGTGCGCATGGCCTTGAAGATGTGGATTTTCTGATTGCACATGGCGATGCCCCGGCGCGTGCCATGGGCAAGATTGTTTCCGGCGGTGAGTTGTCGCGAATCAGCTTGGGGATTCAGGTCATCACCAGTGCTTTGTCGGGCGTGCCGACGCTGGTGTTCGATGAGGTGGACGTAGGCATCGGCGGGCGCGTGGCCGAGATCGTAGGCCGCATGCTGGCCGGGCTAGGGCAGAAGCATCAGGTGCTGTGCATTACCCATCTGCCGCAAGTCGCCGCATGCGGCGGTCAGCATTATCTGGTCAGCAAAGCCAAGAACAAGGAAGGCATTGTTAGCCACGTCGCCTCGCTGGATAACGTCGGCCGCGTCGAAGAAATCGCCCGCATGCTCGGCGGTGTGGAGATCACTGAAACCACGCGCCGTCACGCTGCAGAATTGCTTGGCCATGTCTGA
- a CDS encoding NAD kinase, protein MQSLFKTIVLVGRFNTPTLGGPLRQLSVMLQALGVRVLIEAEVASEHGITDIPTVDRLAIGKLADLVIVLGGDGTMLGVARLVAPYRIPVIGVNQGRLGFMTDIPLKDMEQTIGSMLAGAFVPEERILLETVVKREGSKDQTTALAFNDVVFSRGSTGAMIEFEIFIDRQFVYSQRSDGLIVSTPTGSTAYALASGGPILHPSLPAITLVPICPQSLSNRPIVINDTSEVEFLLTRNSDARVYFDNQADCELREKDRVIIRRHRNTLRILHPVGYNYYDMLRDKLHWGEKLL, encoded by the coding sequence ATGCAGAGCCTATTTAAAACCATTGTGCTGGTCGGCCGCTTTAACACCCCTACGCTGGGTGGACCGTTGCGTCAGCTGTCGGTGATGCTGCAGGCACTGGGCGTGCGCGTGCTGATCGAAGCTGAAGTAGCAAGTGAACATGGCATTACCGATATCCCCACGGTGGATCGGCTGGCGATCGGCAAACTGGCCGACCTGGTGATTGTGCTGGGCGGTGACGGCACCATGCTGGGCGTGGCGCGGTTGGTTGCGCCGTATCGTATCCCGGTCATTGGCGTGAACCAGGGCCGCCTGGGCTTCATGACCGATATCCCGCTCAAGGATATGGAACAAACTATCGGCAGCATGCTGGCTGGCGCATTTGTGCCCGAAGAGCGCATCTTGCTGGAAACAGTGGTCAAGCGCGAAGGCAGTAAAGACCAGACCACGGCGCTCGCGTTTAACGACGTGGTGTTCAGCCGCGGCTCTACCGGCGCCATGATCGAGTTCGAAATCTTCATTGATCGGCAATTTGTGTACAGCCAGCGTTCCGACGGCTTGATTGTCTCCACGCCCACCGGTTCTACCGCGTATGCTCTGGCGTCTGGCGGCCCGATTCTGCATCCGAGCCTGCCCGCGATTACCTTGGTGCCGATCTGCCCGCAGTCGTTGTCCAACCGGCCAATTGTGATCAACGACACCAGTGAAGTTGAATTTCTGCTGACGCGTAATTCCGATGCCCGGGTTTATTTTGATAATCAGGCCGATTGCGAATTGCGCGAGAAAGATCGTGTCATCATCCGCCGCCATCGCAACACGCTGCGCATCCTGCATCCGGTGGGTTACAACTACTACGACATGCTGCGCGACAAATTGCACTGGGGCGAAAAGCTCCTCTGA
- the hrcA gene encoding heat-inducible transcriptional repressor HrcA, translating into MLSDRAQILLKTLVERYIADGQPVGSRALSQYSGLDISSATIRNVMVDLEQLGFVASPHTSAGRIPTSLGYRFFVDSLMAVRPLDKIAVDAGSLPLDNPQRTIAAASNLLSQLTHFAGVVMSPRRQDAVLKHIEFLPLSDKRVLLILVTSDGDVQNRIIQTKNGFPPGDLIEAANFLNVHCTGKTWRGLRSFVENEVRAVKGQLAELLNTAVLYGQTVLGGEAEDLVISGERNLLDSDDLAANMGRLRQLFELFERKTALLQLMELGNRAEGVQIFIGGESGLAPLDECSIITAPYHANGQVIGTLGVIGPTRMAYERIIPIVDVTAKLLSSALSQ; encoded by the coding sequence ATGCTTAGCGATCGTGCACAAATCCTTCTGAAAACTCTGGTTGAGCGATATATCGCCGACGGCCAACCTGTCGGCTCGCGCGCCTTGTCGCAATATTCGGGTCTCGATATCAGTTCGGCCACCATCCGCAATGTGATGGTCGATCTGGAACAACTTGGTTTTGTAGCCAGCCCGCACACCTCGGCCGGGCGTATTCCCACGTCTTTGGGCTATCGCTTTTTTGTCGATAGTTTGATGGCAGTGCGTCCGCTGGACAAAATCGCCGTGGATGCAGGCAGCCTGCCACTGGATAACCCGCAACGCACTATCGCCGCCGCCTCCAACTTGTTGTCGCAACTCACCCATTTTGCCGGTGTGGTGATGTCGCCGCGTCGCCAGGATGCCGTACTCAAGCATATCGAGTTTCTGCCGCTGTCGGATAAACGTGTGTTGCTGATTCTGGTAACCAGTGATGGCGATGTGCAAAACCGCATCATCCAGACGAAAAATGGCTTCCCGCCTGGCGATCTGATCGAAGCGGCCAATTTTCTGAACGTGCATTGCACTGGCAAAACCTGGCGTGGCCTGCGTTCGTTTGTGGAAAACGAAGTCCGCGCGGTGAAGGGCCAGTTGGCCGAGTTGCTCAATACAGCTGTGTTGTACGGCCAGACTGTGCTGGGTGGCGAAGCCGAAGATCTGGTGATTTCCGGTGAACGCAACTTGCTCGATAGCGACGATCTGGCCGCCAACATGGGTCGTTTACGCCAGCTGTTTGAATTGTTTGAACGCAAGACCGCCCTGCTGCAACTGATGGAACTGGGGAATCGCGCTGAGGGTGTCCAGATATTTATTGGCGGCGAATCGGGTCTGGCGCCACTGGACGAATGCTCCATCATCACGGCGCCCTATCACGCCAACGGCCAGGTGATTGGCACGCTGGGAGTGATTGGTCCGACGCGCATGGCTTATGAACGCATCATCCCGATTGTGGATGTCACTGCTAAATTGTTATCCAGCGCGCTGTCCCAATGA
- a CDS encoding GNAT family N-acetyltransferase, giving the protein MNPEICLRPARADDASCLAALAIQVWLHTYATDGIRPALADYVLTQFTPQHFEHCINNTRHRVIVAEQGEHLLGYALLDFDSYQPAVPHTSTELQNLYVLPHFARQGIGSALLHACANAAQDQAADATYWLSVNSQNHNALAFYASHQFEQYGTLFFELDSVRYANQILATV; this is encoded by the coding sequence ATGAACCCGGAAATTTGCCTGCGCCCCGCCCGTGCGGATGATGCCAGTTGCCTGGCTGCACTTGCCATTCAGGTGTGGCTGCATACTTATGCCACCGACGGCATCCGCCCGGCGCTGGCCGATTATGTGCTGACACAGTTCACGCCACAGCACTTCGAACACTGCATCAACAACACACGCCATCGTGTCATCGTTGCCGAGCAAGGCGAACATCTGCTGGGTTACGCTTTGCTGGACTTTGATTCATACCAGCCGGCGGTGCCGCACACCTCGACAGAACTGCAAAACTTGTATGTATTGCCCCACTTCGCTCGTCAAGGGATAGGCTCTGCCTTGCTCCACGCCTGTGCCAATGCCGCGCAAGACCAGGCCGCTGATGCCACTTACTGGTTATCGGTGAACAGTCAGAACCACAATGCCCTGGCGTTTTATGCAAGTCATCAGTTCGAGCAATATGGCACCTTGTTTTTTGAGCTCGATTCGGTAAGGTACGCCAACCAGATTCTGGCCACTGTCTGA